GGCGAGTCCGCAAAGCGGCAGGCGGTTACCAATCCAGAAAACACCATTTACGAGGTCAAGCGGCTGATTGGGCGCAAGTTTGACGATGCGGAAGTACAGAAGGACATGAAACACGTCCCCTATAAAATCGTCAAATCCGACAATGGCGACGCTTGGGTGGAAGCGCGCGGCAAGACCTATTCGCCGCAACAGATTTCTGCCTACATCCTGCAGAAGATGAAAAAGACTGCGGAAGATTATCTCGGCGAGACGGTCAGCGAAGCGGTAATTACCGTGCCAGCCTACTTCAACGACGCGCAACGGCAGGCAACCAAGGATGCCGGACGTATCGCTGGTCTGGAAGTGAAGCGCATCATCAACGAGCCGACAGCGGCAGCGCTCGCCTTCGGTGAGGACAAAAATCCTGGCGACAGCAAGATTGCGGTCTATGATCTCGGTGGAGGGACCTTTGATATTTCGATCATCGAGATTGCCGAAATGGACGGCGAGCATCAGTTTGAGGTGCTCTCCACCAACGGCGACACCTTCCTCGGTGGTGGTGATTTCGACAACCGGGTGATCAATTACCTGGCGGATTCCTTCAAGGCCGAGGCCGGAATCGACCTGCGCAATGATCGACTGGCCATGCAGCGCCTAAAGGAAGCCGCGGAGAAGGCGAAGATCGAACTGTCTTCTTCCGCGCAGACCGATGTCAATCTGCCCTTCATCACGGCGGATCAGTCTGGTCCGAAGCATCTCAACATGAAGCTGACCCGGGCCAAGCTGGAGTCCTTGGTTGAGGATCTGATCGATCGCAGCATGACGCCCTGCAAGGTGGCGATGAAGGATGCTGATCTTTCTTCCAGCCAGATCACGGACGTGATTTTGGTGGGTGGTCAGACCCGCATGCCCAAGGTGCAGGACAAGGTCAAGGATTTCTTCAGCAAGGAGCCACGCAAGGACGTCAACCCCGACGAGGCGGTGGCCATTGGCGCTGCGGTGCAGGGCGCGGTGCTGTCCGGCGACAAGAAAGACGTCCTGCTCATGGACGTGACCCCCTTGTCCCTTGGCATCGAAACCTTGGGCGGCGTGATGACCAAGCTGATCGAGAAGAACACCACGATCCCGACGCGCAAGTCGCAGGTCTTCTCTACGGCAGAAGATAACCAGTCGGCAGTAACGGTGCATGTGCTACAGGGCGAGCGGGAGCTGGCGCGAGACAACAAGTCTCTTGCACGCTTCGACTTGGCGGATATCCGTCCGGCCCCCCGTGGCATGCCCCAGATCGAAGTCACCTTCGACATCGATGCCAACGGGATCCTGCATGTTTCGGCCAAGGACAAGGAGACCAACAAGGAGCAGTCGATCAAGATTACGGCTAGCTCCGGTCTCTCCGAAGCAGAGATCCAACGCATGATCAAGGAGGCCGAGGCGAATGCCGCCGACGACAAGAAGGCGCGAGCCTTGATCGAGGCGCGGAACGAAGCCGATGGCAGTATACACGGTGCACGTAAGGCCCTGAGCGAACACAGTTCCGCGCCAGCGGAGATACGCAGTAAGGTGGAAGGCGCCGTAACTGCGGCGGAGGAAGCCGTGAAAGGCGAGGATGCCGAGGCCATCAAGGGCGCCGTGGCGACTCTGATGGCAGCCATGTCGGAGTTGCTGCAGCATGCCGGTCCTGCGGGGCAGGGTGGCCCCGGTGAGGCTGCCGGTCCTGGCGCGCAGAGCAAGGACGATGACGTGGTCGAGGCCGAGTTCGAAGAGGTCGACAAGAAGTAAGGCAACGATCGGTATGGGAGGGCAGGGGTAACCCCCTGCCCTTGCCTGTTTCTGGAAATGGAAGCAATGAGCAAACGTGATTACTACGAAATTCTAGAGGTTTCCCGCAGCGTCGATGATGGGGAGTTGAAGAAATCCTATCGGCGTCTGGCTATGCGCTATCACCCGGATCGGAATCCTGATGACAGTTCTGCGGAAGAGCGCTTCAAGGAGATCAGTGAGGCCTATGAGGTTCTTTCTGATCCGCAGAAGCGCCGCGCCTACGACCAGTTTGGTCATGCCGGCGTGCAGGGCGGTGGCGGTGGTGGTGCGGGCTTCGGTGGGGCCGGCGGTTTTGGGGATATCTTCGGCGATATCTTCGAGCAGTTCACCCGCGGTGGGTTTGGCTTTCAACAGGATCCCGGCCGTGGCAGCGATTTGCGCTATCGCCTCGAACTCAGCCTAGAAGAAGCCGCAGCCGGTAAGGCGGTAGAGCTCGAGATCCCCAGTTCGGTGGTCTGTGAGTCCTGCCAGGGCACTGGCGCGGAACCAGGCAGTGAGGTCGAAGACTGCCGCACCTGCGGCGGCCACGGTCAGGTGCGGATGGCGCAGGGCTTCTTCTCTGTGACTCGTCCCTGCCCCAACTGCGGCGGCAGTGGTAAAGTGGTGAAAAGCCCCTGCAAGTCCTGTAAGGGACAGGGGCGAGTGCGTAAGAACCGCCTTGTCGAAGTAAAAATCCCGGCGGGTGTCGATACCGGTGATCGTATTCGTCTGAGTGGCGAAGGTGAGGCCGGTGAGCGCGGTGCCCCGCCGGGAGACCTTTACGTCGAAATCCAGGTACGGCCGCACAGTCTCTTTGAACGGGACGGGGACGATCTCCACTGTGCCGTACCCGTCAGCTTTACGACCCTGGCTCTGGGTGGCGAGCTCGAGGTACCAACCCTGACGGGTCGCGTCAAGGTGCAGATCCCTGCCGGTACCCAGTCGGGCAAGGTATTTCTTCTGCGTGGCAAGGGAATCCAGGGAGTCCGCAGTCGTATGGCTGGTGATCTCCATTGTCGGGTACAGGTCGAGGTGCCGATCAAGCTCAATGAACGACAGCGGGAACTGCTCCAGGAGTTTGCCGCCGAAACTGGCGAGGCTGCCCAGCATCCGCAGCAGGAAAGCTGGTGGGCCAAGGCCAAGGATTTCTTTGAGCGCATGGGGAATTGAGATGACGATTCGGGTGGCGGTGGCGGCAGCGGCGGGCAAGATGGGTAAGGCGATTATTGCCGCCCTGGCGGAGCAAAGCGATCTGCAACTGGTTGCCGCCCTGGGTCGACCGGGCGCGCCTTATCTGGGCGAGGACGCAGGTCGCCTCGCGGGAATCGCGGATCTTGGCGTGCCCCTCAGCGAACAGCTGCTCGAAGCACTCACC
The window above is part of the Acidithiobacillus acidisediminis genome. Proteins encoded here:
- the dnaK gene encoding molecular chaperone DnaK; its protein translation is MAKVIGIDLGTTNSCVAVMEGDKVKVIENSEGKRTTPSIIAFSEDGEVLVGESAKRQAVTNPENTIYEVKRLIGRKFDDAEVQKDMKHVPYKIVKSDNGDAWVEARGKTYSPQQISAYILQKMKKTAEDYLGETVSEAVITVPAYFNDAQRQATKDAGRIAGLEVKRIINEPTAAALAFGEDKNPGDSKIAVYDLGGGTFDISIIEIAEMDGEHQFEVLSTNGDTFLGGGDFDNRVINYLADSFKAEAGIDLRNDRLAMQRLKEAAEKAKIELSSSAQTDVNLPFITADQSGPKHLNMKLTRAKLESLVEDLIDRSMTPCKVAMKDADLSSSQITDVILVGGQTRMPKVQDKVKDFFSKEPRKDVNPDEAVAIGAAVQGAVLSGDKKDVLLMDVTPLSLGIETLGGVMTKLIEKNTTIPTRKSQVFSTAEDNQSAVTVHVLQGERELARDNKSLARFDLADIRPAPRGMPQIEVTFDIDANGILHVSAKDKETNKEQSIKITASSGLSEAEIQRMIKEAEANAADDKKARALIEARNEADGSIHGARKALSEHSSAPAEIRSKVEGAVTAAEEAVKGEDAEAIKGAVATLMAAMSELLQHAGPAGQGGPGEAAGPGAQSKDDDVVEAEFEEVDKK
- the dnaJ gene encoding molecular chaperone DnaJ gives rise to the protein MSKRDYYEILEVSRSVDDGELKKSYRRLAMRYHPDRNPDDSSAEERFKEISEAYEVLSDPQKRRAYDQFGHAGVQGGGGGGAGFGGAGGFGDIFGDIFEQFTRGGFGFQQDPGRGSDLRYRLELSLEEAAAGKAVELEIPSSVVCESCQGTGAEPGSEVEDCRTCGGHGQVRMAQGFFSVTRPCPNCGGSGKVVKSPCKSCKGQGRVRKNRLVEVKIPAGVDTGDRIRLSGEGEAGERGAPPGDLYVEIQVRPHSLFERDGDDLHCAVPVSFTTLALGGELEVPTLTGRVKVQIPAGTQSGKVFLLRGKGIQGVRSRMAGDLHCRVQVEVPIKLNERQRELLQEFAAETGEAAQHPQQESWWAKAKDFFERMGN